The Labeo rohita strain BAU-BD-2019 chromosome 19, IGBB_LRoh.1.0, whole genome shotgun sequence genome window below encodes:
- the nup153 gene encoding nuclear pore complex protein Nup153 isoform X2, protein MAATGGGKIRSRRYHIASKPYAKGKQPGLISRVTDTVKSIVPSWLQKYFKNGEVPEGDASAVGVDRNNVAPPPNGNDEVAPLPDGRDSPEPSTSNTEPSTSRASLNFQEALSRPPLNRTHLHFSTLDGSPALGGASSLFSQPSTSTAPFSGSPFAVTSNFSLVKEIKDSSSQHEDDNISTTSGFSSRASDKDVPTSKTVPLLWSPETERTHSGSQTAHSGLKKPTFNLSVFGTSSSSVLNSSVLNSSQLGDSPFYPGKTTYGGAAAMRTARSRPATPYQPPVRRQIKAKPAGAQPCGVTSATARRILQSLERMSSPLADAKRIPSTVSSPLSTSLNHTDLDVSNFQAKRKRLEPSVPPVQKLVVPAAAAVSGNRSISFRPSLTPGGVNRGVEKNNRETPVRQSPPISDPAQAPSASTSSLSYPLSSTPSTSSSGSGGGKMKRERAIRPSSKRPDDEVAEEPDLPPASLPSNFTLPTFSFSTPPPTTSLTSRTTPLTTVSEEPTANKEPAAPSTPPSVPFTFSSPIVKATAASPPSFSPSSGFTFSAPTMKTGPSYSNGKIVPTVAPVKSVASEEKEFEGPFKPAKVLKQGSVLDLLKGPGFASPAQNSVDKPLLSASTSSAPLSGFGDKFKPPAGSWNCGTCLLQNKSSDKKCVACLTPQPNTDSASKSDSKPTEAPASISSLFAPPPGSWDCDTCLVRNKPDVVKCVACDTAKPGTGVKSSLTLPALSEASSTLSATSSTTTTTTTASSVTGLLGFGDKFKKPEGSWDCDVCMVQNKAQDVKCVACQSSKPGAVATAVSTPASAPASTAAPLLGFGDKFKKPEGSWDCEVCCVQNKAEDQKCVACQSAKPGAKIESKGFSSSFGIQSNNTDSSSSFKFGTGSVDSTSAGLKFGGTFTDATLARGDFKFGFGSSNFSSDSADFSFGGLSTDRDSDKVERGSASSESTATKESVSKGFTLGGSTDSLNKKTKSQDSSAGFKFGGSGGITFSSQASGSENSAFLFGAKPGEKGSSNSSFSFSVSQPKAEKDDAPAASTTTTTTTAAAANFIPVFGKSLVAESSAPKFGEPSTKETSTSTFTFGKTEEKKDTSAPSSAFLFGASKEADKPTPNLSFSFGEPDPPKDFPKTTITFGKPAESAEPPKPSFSFGQSMTDTSAPKPSFGFMANSSSTPASSSSTPSLFGTPTTSSLAPTPAPSSTFVFGQSTSSEHTMAKTFVFGQQPQDSQPAPPAAPSAAPAPAQPFQFGSGTNSSTPAFTFGGATSSTPASAAPAPAPAPPANPSPFVFSSATPSSGFGSGQTPIFGQSASQPTAPAFGSAAPSFSVNASPASAFGAKPNSGPVFGQQANPAPTFGSAASSTGQGGFQFGSTGGFGASGSNNSVFAFGAGSAAPATPAASPAMPALNPPSGGGFSFGQAPSFNIGSGKSSFNATPSVQNSIAGRKIKTAVRRRK, encoded by the exons ATGGCGGCGACAGGAGGAGGGAAAATCAGATCAAGAAGATATCACATCGCTTCAAAACCTTATGCCAAAggcaaacag CCTGGCCTGATCAGTCGAGTGACAGATACAGTGAAGAGCATAGTTCCCTCCTGGCTGCAGAAATACTTCAAAAATGGAGAAGTTCCAGAGGGTGATGCCAGTGCAGTTGGGGTGGACCGGAACAACGTGGCTCCTCCACCCAATGGCAACGACGAAGTCGCCCCGCTCCCAGATGGGCGAGACTCTCCAGAGCCAAGCACAAGTAACACAG AACCGTCTACAAGCAGAGCGTCGCTGAACTTCCAGGAAGCTCTGTCGAGACCCCCGCTCAATCGGACCCACCTGCACTTCTCCACCCTGGATGGCTCCCCTGCATTAGGCGGTGCAAGCTCCCTCTTCTCCCAGCCCTCCACATCCACAGCACCCTTCTCAGGGAGCCCTTTTGCTGTAACCTCCAACTTCTCCCTGGTGAAAGAGATTAAGGACTCCAGCTCTCAGCATGAGGATGACAACATCTCGACTACCAGTGGCTTTTCGTCACGTGCATCTGATAAAG ATGTGCCCACGTCAAAGACTGTGCCGCTCCTCTGGTCTCCAGAGACGGAACGCACCCACTCTGGATCACAGACAGCCCACTCTGGGCTCAAGAAACCAACCTTCAACCTGTCAGTCTTTGGCACTTCCTCATCA TCAGTGTTGAACAGTTCAGTGCTGAACTCCAGTCAGTTGGGGGATTCACCCTTCTACCCAGGGAAGACCACGTATGGAGGAGCTGCTGCGATGAGAACAGCTCGTTCACGCCCAGCTACACCTTACCAG CCTCCCGTTAGGAGACAGATAAAGGCGAAGCCAGCTGGAGCTCAACCTTGTGGAGTGACCAGTGCCACTGCGAGACGCATCCTACAGTCCCTGGAGCGCATGTCCAGTCCTCTTGCT GATGCAAAAAGAATTCCATCTACAGTTTCATCACCTCTGTCAACT tcaCTGAATCACACAGACCTTGACGTTTCAAATTTCCAGGCTAAGAGGAAAAGG CTGGAGCCGTCAGTCCCTCCTGTGCAGAAGCTGGTGGTCCCTGCAGCTGCTGCAGTGTCTGGTAACCGCTCAATATCCTTTAGACCATCGCTCACCCCAGGTGGAGTGAACAGAGGAGTGGAGAAAAACAACAGGGAGACC CCGGTTAGACAATCTCCTCCCATTTCAGATCCTGCCCAGGCTCCCTCTGCCAG CACAAGCAGTTTATCCTACCCCTTGTCCAGCACCCCATCGACCAGCAGCTCTGGTTCAGGAGGGGGCAAAATGAAGCGGGAAAGAGCCATTAGACCTTCCTCCAAAAGACCTGATGATGAG GTTGCTGAGGAACCAGACCTGCCGCCTGCCTCTCTTCCCAGCAATTTCACTTTGCCAACATTTAGTTTCTCCACTCCTCCCCCCACCACTTCACTCACCTCCAGAACAACACCACTCACAACTGTCTCTGAGGAACCGACAGCAAATAAG GAGCCAGCTGCACCATCCACACCACCATCTGTCCCCTTCACGTTCTCTTCGCCTATCGTCAAGGCAACAGCTGCCAGTCCTCCATCTTTTTCTCCATCA TCTGGATTCACTTTCAGTGCACCTACTATGAAAACGGGCCCCTCTTACTCCAATGGGAAAATTGTTCCAACAGTAGCACCAG TCAAATCAGTGGCCAGTGAAGAAAAGGAGTTTGAAGGACCCTTCAAACCTGCCAAGGTCTTAAAACAGGGCAGTGTGTTGGATTTACTTAAGGGACCTG GATTTGCGTCCCCGGCTCAGAACTCAGTTGATAAACCTTTGCTGTCTGCATCAACATCGTCTGCACCTCTTTCTGGTTTTGGTGATAAGTTTAAACCACCTGCAGGGTCATGGAACTGTGGCACATGCCTATTACAAAACAAGTCCTCGGACAAAAAGTGTGTGGCATGTCTCACACCACAACCCAACACAGACTCTGCCTCTAAATCGGACAGTAAACCCACAGAAGCTCCTGCAAGCATCAGTTCCCTCTTTGCTCCTCCACCTGGTAGCTGGGACTGTGACACATGTTTAGTCAGGAACAAACCAGACGTAGTTAAATGTGTTGCTTGTGACACAGCCAAGCCTGGGACTGGAGTGAAATCTAGTCTGACTCTACCAGCTCTTTCTGAGGCCTCATCCACCCTCTCTGCCACCTCTTCTACAACCACCACAACAACAACCGCTTCTTCAGTAACTGGACTGTTAGGTTTTGGGGACAAATTTAAGAAGCCAGAAGGGTCTTGGGATTGTGATGTATGCATGGTTCAAAACAAGGCACAGGATGTGAAATGTGTAGCCTGTCAGAGCTCTAAACCAG GAGCTGTAGCCACAGCAGTCTCGACTCCAGCCTCTGCACCTGCAAGCACTGCTGCGCCTTTGTTAGGATTCGGGGATAAGTTCAAGAAACCTGAGGGGAGCTGGGACTGTGAGGTGTGCTGTGTTCAGAATAAGGCAGAGGACCAGAAGTGTGTGGCTTGCCAGTCAGCAAAACCAGGAGCTAAAATAGAGTCCAAAG GTTTTAGTTCATCTTTTGGCATTCAGTCCAACAACACAGACTCAAGTTCCAGTTTTAAGTTTGGTACCGGCTCTGTGGACTCGACCTCTGCTGGCCTGAAGTTTGGAGGCACTTTCACAGATGctactttggccagaggagattTTAAATTTGGATTTGGTTCGTCTAATTTCTCCTCAGATTCAGCGGACTTCTCATTTGGAGGCTTATCCACGGACAGAGATTCTGATAAGGTCGAACGTGGTAGTGCCTCGTCAGAATCCACAGCAACAAAAGAGAGCGTGTCAAAGGGTTTTACACTTGGTGGTTCCACGGACTCACTTAATAAAAAGACTAAATCTCAGGATTCTAGTGCAGGATTTAAATTTGGTGGCAGTGGTGGAATCACTTTCAGCTCTCAAGCTTCTGGCTCTGAAAACTCTGCATTTTTGTTTGGAGCTAAACCCGGTGAGAAGGGAAGCTCAAATTCATCTTTTAGTTTCTCTGTGTCCCAGCCCAAAGCTGAGAAAGATGATGCTCCTGCTGCTTCGAccaccacaacaacaacaacggcGGCGGCAGCGAATTTCATTCCTGTTTTTGGCAAGTCTTTAGTAGCTGAATCTTCTGCACCGAAGTTTGGGGAACCATCAACGAAAGAGACGTCCACGTCCACATTCACCTTCGGAAAAACGGAAGAGAAAAAGGACACCTCTGCGCCCTCCAGTGCATTCTTATTCGGTGCTTCCAAGGAAGCTGACAAACCGACACCAAACTTGAGCTTCTCTTTCGGTGAGCCGGACCCTCCAAAAGATTTCCCCAAGACAACAATTACGTTTGGGAAACCTGCAGAGTCAGCAGAACCCCCAAAACCATCATTTAGTTTTGGACAAAGCATGACTG ACACATCTGCTCCAAAGCCCTCTTTTGGCTTCATGGCCAACTCCTCAAGCACCCCAGCTTCCTCCAGCTCCACCCCCAGCCTTTTCGGCACTCCCACTACCTCTTCCCTGGCTCCCACACCTGCTCCCTCCAGTACCTTTGTATTTGGCCAGAGTACCTCCTCTGAACATACCATGGCAAAGACTTTCGTGTTTGGACAGCAGCCGCAGGACAGCCAGCCGGCACCTCCTGCGGCTCCTTCTGCTGCACCTGCCCCAGCACAACCTTTCCAGTTTGGCTCGGGCACAAACTCATCCACCCCTGCTTTTACTTTTGGTGGTGCTACATCCTCCACCCCAGCCTCTGCCG CTCCAGCTCCAGCTCCAGCTCCACCTGCCAACCCTTCCCCATTTGTCTTCAGTTCTGCCACACCTTCATCTGGCTTTGGATCTGGACAGACCCCCATCTTTGGACAAAGTGCGTCTCAACCCACTGCTCCTGCATTTGGGTCAGCAGCACCTTCATTCTCAGTCAATGCATCCCCAGCTTCGGCATTCGGAGCCAAGCCCAATTCTGGCCCTGTATTCGGTCAGCAGGCCAACCCTGCACCTACATTTGGATCTGCTGCTTCCTCCACAGGCCAAG gagGCTTCCAGTTTGGAAGCACTGGTGGATTTGGAGCGTCAGGGAGCAACAACAGTGTGTTTGCCTTTGGGGCCGGATCAGCAGCTCCAGCTACTCCTGCTGCCAGTCCTGCCATGCCTGCTTTAAATCCGCCCTCTGGTGGCGGCTTCAGCTTTGGTCAGGCCCCTTCTTTTAACATTGG GTCAGGAAAAAGTTCTTTCAACGCAACACCATCTGTGCAGAACTCGATCGCTGGACGCAAAATCAAAACTGCTGTTCGACGCAGGAAGTAA
- the nup153 gene encoding nuclear pore complex protein Nup153 isoform X3 produces the protein MAATGGGKIRSRRYHIASKPYAKGKQQPGLISRVTDTVKSIVPSWLQKYFKNGEVPEGDASAVGVDRNNVAPPPNGNDEVAPLPDGRDSPEPSTSNTEPSTSRASLNFQEALSRPPLNRTHLHFSTLDGSPALGGASSLFSQPSTSTAPFSGSPFAVTSNFSLVKEIKDSSSQHEDDNISTTSGFSSRASDKDVPTSKTVPLLWSPETERTHSGSQTAHSGLKKPTFNLSVFGTSSSSVLNSSVLNSSQLGDSPFYPGKTTYGGAAAMRTARSRPATPYQPPVRRQIKAKPAGAQPCGVTSATARRILQSLERMSSPLADAKRIPSTVSSPLSTSLNHTDLDVSNFQAKRKRLEPSVPPVQKLVVPAAAAVSGNRSISFRPSLTPGGVNRGVEKNNRETPVRQSPPISDPAQAPSASTSSLSYPLSSTPSTSSSGSGGGKMKRERAIRPSSKRPDDEVAEEPDLPPASLPSNFTLPTFSFSTPPPTTSLTSRTTPLTTVSEEPTANKEPAAPSTPPSVPFTFSSPIVKATAASPPSFSPSSGFTFSAPTMKTGPSYSNGKIVPTVAPVKSVASEEKEFEGPFKPAKVLKQGSVLDLLKGPGFASPAQNSVDKPLLSASTSSAPLSGFGDKFKPPAGSWNCGTCLLQNKSSDKKCVACLTPQPNTDSASKSDSKPTEAPASISSLFAPPPGSWDCDTCLVRNKPDVVKCVACDTAKPGTGVKSSLTLPALSEASSTLSATSSTTTTTTTASSVTGLLGFGDKFKKPEGSWDCDVCMVQNKAQDVKCVACQSSKPGAVATAVSTPASAPASTAAPLLGFGDKFKKPEGSWDCEVCCVQNKAEDQKCVACQSAKPGAKIESKGFSSSFGIQSNNTDSSSSFKFGTGSVDSTSAGLKFGGTFTDATLARGDFKFGFGSSNFSSDSADFSFGGLSTDRDSDKVERGSASSESTATKESVSKGFTLGGSTDSLNKKTKSQDSSAGFKFGGSGGITFSSQASGSENSAFLFGAKPGEKGSSNSSFSFSVSQPKAEKDDAPAASTTTTTTTAAAANFIPVFGKSLVAESSAPKFGEPSTKETSTSTFTFGKTEEKKDTSAPSSAFLFGASKEADKPTPNLSFSFGEPDPPKDFPKTTITFGKPAESAEPPKPSFSFGQSMTDTSAPKPSFGFMANSSSTPASSSSTPSLFGTPTTSSLAPTPAPSSTFVFGQSTSSEHTMAKTFVFGQQPQDSQPAPPAAPSAAPAPAQPFQFGSGTNSSTPAFTFGGATSSTPASAAPAPAPPANPSPFVFSSATPSSGFGSGQTPIFGQSASQPTAPAFGSAAPSFSVNASPASAFGAKPNSGPVFGQQANPAPTFGSAASSTGQGGFQFGSTGGFGASGSNNSVFAFGAGSAAPATPAASPAMPALNPPSGGGFSFGQAPSFNIGSGKSSFNATPSVQNSIAGRKIKTAVRRRK, from the exons ATGGCGGCGACAGGAGGAGGGAAAATCAGATCAAGAAGATATCACATCGCTTCAAAACCTTATGCCAAAggcaaacag CAGCCTGGCCTGATCAGTCGAGTGACAGATACAGTGAAGAGCATAGTTCCCTCCTGGCTGCAGAAATACTTCAAAAATGGAGAAGTTCCAGAGGGTGATGCCAGTGCAGTTGGGGTGGACCGGAACAACGTGGCTCCTCCACCCAATGGCAACGACGAAGTCGCCCCGCTCCCAGATGGGCGAGACTCTCCAGAGCCAAGCACAAGTAACACAG AACCGTCTACAAGCAGAGCGTCGCTGAACTTCCAGGAAGCTCTGTCGAGACCCCCGCTCAATCGGACCCACCTGCACTTCTCCACCCTGGATGGCTCCCCTGCATTAGGCGGTGCAAGCTCCCTCTTCTCCCAGCCCTCCACATCCACAGCACCCTTCTCAGGGAGCCCTTTTGCTGTAACCTCCAACTTCTCCCTGGTGAAAGAGATTAAGGACTCCAGCTCTCAGCATGAGGATGACAACATCTCGACTACCAGTGGCTTTTCGTCACGTGCATCTGATAAAG ATGTGCCCACGTCAAAGACTGTGCCGCTCCTCTGGTCTCCAGAGACGGAACGCACCCACTCTGGATCACAGACAGCCCACTCTGGGCTCAAGAAACCAACCTTCAACCTGTCAGTCTTTGGCACTTCCTCATCA TCAGTGTTGAACAGTTCAGTGCTGAACTCCAGTCAGTTGGGGGATTCACCCTTCTACCCAGGGAAGACCACGTATGGAGGAGCTGCTGCGATGAGAACAGCTCGTTCACGCCCAGCTACACCTTACCAG CCTCCCGTTAGGAGACAGATAAAGGCGAAGCCAGCTGGAGCTCAACCTTGTGGAGTGACCAGTGCCACTGCGAGACGCATCCTACAGTCCCTGGAGCGCATGTCCAGTCCTCTTGCT GATGCAAAAAGAATTCCATCTACAGTTTCATCACCTCTGTCAACT tcaCTGAATCACACAGACCTTGACGTTTCAAATTTCCAGGCTAAGAGGAAAAGG CTGGAGCCGTCAGTCCCTCCTGTGCAGAAGCTGGTGGTCCCTGCAGCTGCTGCAGTGTCTGGTAACCGCTCAATATCCTTTAGACCATCGCTCACCCCAGGTGGAGTGAACAGAGGAGTGGAGAAAAACAACAGGGAGACC CCGGTTAGACAATCTCCTCCCATTTCAGATCCTGCCCAGGCTCCCTCTGCCAG CACAAGCAGTTTATCCTACCCCTTGTCCAGCACCCCATCGACCAGCAGCTCTGGTTCAGGAGGGGGCAAAATGAAGCGGGAAAGAGCCATTAGACCTTCCTCCAAAAGACCTGATGATGAG GTTGCTGAGGAACCAGACCTGCCGCCTGCCTCTCTTCCCAGCAATTTCACTTTGCCAACATTTAGTTTCTCCACTCCTCCCCCCACCACTTCACTCACCTCCAGAACAACACCACTCACAACTGTCTCTGAGGAACCGACAGCAAATAAG GAGCCAGCTGCACCATCCACACCACCATCTGTCCCCTTCACGTTCTCTTCGCCTATCGTCAAGGCAACAGCTGCCAGTCCTCCATCTTTTTCTCCATCA TCTGGATTCACTTTCAGTGCACCTACTATGAAAACGGGCCCCTCTTACTCCAATGGGAAAATTGTTCCAACAGTAGCACCAG TCAAATCAGTGGCCAGTGAAGAAAAGGAGTTTGAAGGACCCTTCAAACCTGCCAAGGTCTTAAAACAGGGCAGTGTGTTGGATTTACTTAAGGGACCTG GATTTGCGTCCCCGGCTCAGAACTCAGTTGATAAACCTTTGCTGTCTGCATCAACATCGTCTGCACCTCTTTCTGGTTTTGGTGATAAGTTTAAACCACCTGCAGGGTCATGGAACTGTGGCACATGCCTATTACAAAACAAGTCCTCGGACAAAAAGTGTGTGGCATGTCTCACACCACAACCCAACACAGACTCTGCCTCTAAATCGGACAGTAAACCCACAGAAGCTCCTGCAAGCATCAGTTCCCTCTTTGCTCCTCCACCTGGTAGCTGGGACTGTGACACATGTTTAGTCAGGAACAAACCAGACGTAGTTAAATGTGTTGCTTGTGACACAGCCAAGCCTGGGACTGGAGTGAAATCTAGTCTGACTCTACCAGCTCTTTCTGAGGCCTCATCCACCCTCTCTGCCACCTCTTCTACAACCACCACAACAACAACCGCTTCTTCAGTAACTGGACTGTTAGGTTTTGGGGACAAATTTAAGAAGCCAGAAGGGTCTTGGGATTGTGATGTATGCATGGTTCAAAACAAGGCACAGGATGTGAAATGTGTAGCCTGTCAGAGCTCTAAACCAG GAGCTGTAGCCACAGCAGTCTCGACTCCAGCCTCTGCACCTGCAAGCACTGCTGCGCCTTTGTTAGGATTCGGGGATAAGTTCAAGAAACCTGAGGGGAGCTGGGACTGTGAGGTGTGCTGTGTTCAGAATAAGGCAGAGGACCAGAAGTGTGTGGCTTGCCAGTCAGCAAAACCAGGAGCTAAAATAGAGTCCAAAG GTTTTAGTTCATCTTTTGGCATTCAGTCCAACAACACAGACTCAAGTTCCAGTTTTAAGTTTGGTACCGGCTCTGTGGACTCGACCTCTGCTGGCCTGAAGTTTGGAGGCACTTTCACAGATGctactttggccagaggagattTTAAATTTGGATTTGGTTCGTCTAATTTCTCCTCAGATTCAGCGGACTTCTCATTTGGAGGCTTATCCACGGACAGAGATTCTGATAAGGTCGAACGTGGTAGTGCCTCGTCAGAATCCACAGCAACAAAAGAGAGCGTGTCAAAGGGTTTTACACTTGGTGGTTCCACGGACTCACTTAATAAAAAGACTAAATCTCAGGATTCTAGTGCAGGATTTAAATTTGGTGGCAGTGGTGGAATCACTTTCAGCTCTCAAGCTTCTGGCTCTGAAAACTCTGCATTTTTGTTTGGAGCTAAACCCGGTGAGAAGGGAAGCTCAAATTCATCTTTTAGTTTCTCTGTGTCCCAGCCCAAAGCTGAGAAAGATGATGCTCCTGCTGCTTCGAccaccacaacaacaacaacggcGGCGGCAGCGAATTTCATTCCTGTTTTTGGCAAGTCTTTAGTAGCTGAATCTTCTGCACCGAAGTTTGGGGAACCATCAACGAAAGAGACGTCCACGTCCACATTCACCTTCGGAAAAACGGAAGAGAAAAAGGACACCTCTGCGCCCTCCAGTGCATTCTTATTCGGTGCTTCCAAGGAAGCTGACAAACCGACACCAAACTTGAGCTTCTCTTTCGGTGAGCCGGACCCTCCAAAAGATTTCCCCAAGACAACAATTACGTTTGGGAAACCTGCAGAGTCAGCAGAACCCCCAAAACCATCATTTAGTTTTGGACAAAGCATGACTG ACACATCTGCTCCAAAGCCCTCTTTTGGCTTCATGGCCAACTCCTCAAGCACCCCAGCTTCCTCCAGCTCCACCCCCAGCCTTTTCGGCACTCCCACTACCTCTTCCCTGGCTCCCACACCTGCTCCCTCCAGTACCTTTGTATTTGGCCAGAGTACCTCCTCTGAACATACCATGGCAAAGACTTTCGTGTTTGGACAGCAGCCGCAGGACAGCCAGCCGGCACCTCCTGCGGCTCCTTCTGCTGCACCTGCCCCAGCACAACCTTTCCAGTTTGGCTCGGGCACAAACTCATCCACCCCTGCTTTTACTTTTGGTGGTGCTACATCCTCCACCCCAGCCTCTGCCG CTCCAGCTCCAGCTCCACCTGCCAACCCTTCCCCATTTGTCTTCAGTTCTGCCACACCTTCATCTGGCTTTGGATCTGGACAGACCCCCATCTTTGGACAAAGTGCGTCTCAACCCACTGCTCCTGCATTTGGGTCAGCAGCACCTTCATTCTCAGTCAATGCATCCCCAGCTTCGGCATTCGGAGCCAAGCCCAATTCTGGCCCTGTATTCGGTCAGCAGGCCAACCCTGCACCTACATTTGGATCTGCTGCTTCCTCCACAGGCCAAG gagGCTTCCAGTTTGGAAGCACTGGTGGATTTGGAGCGTCAGGGAGCAACAACAGTGTGTTTGCCTTTGGGGCCGGATCAGCAGCTCCAGCTACTCCTGCTGCCAGTCCTGCCATGCCTGCTTTAAATCCGCCCTCTGGTGGCGGCTTCAGCTTTGGTCAGGCCCCTTCTTTTAACATTGG GTCAGGAAAAAGTTCTTTCAACGCAACACCATCTGTGCAGAACTCGATCGCTGGACGCAAAATCAAAACTGCTGTTCGACGCAGGAAGTAA